ATAAGCTTTATCACAGTCAACAGCAGGAAGCGCGAGTAAGTCCGTGGATCTTAGCATAAAGTTCCCATGATAAGATGTGAAACGTACTCCTACAGACAGAAAAGAGCAAAAAGAAATACAAGCTGGCAGCATCAGAAGCTTATCCAACAATACAAAAAATAGCTGCATTGtgacacagagagagagagagagacagagagagagagagacagagagagagagagagagagagagagagagagagaatttgaCAAAGACTTTCTAGCAACTAGTTTTCACCAAGTTATCAAAGTGCTGCTTAAGAACCTACCTTTTCCACATCTTATCCGCATGACTGCTTCCCATGCAGTTTCTCTGGTAAGATCTCTGCTTAGCTCATGTTTCAACTTTTCTTTATGGATGCTAGCCTGGAAATTTGGATAATAGTACACCTGACCACCAGTATACTTTGCCAGTGTTCCTAGGAAACATCAAAGATGGCAGAGTTAAAATGAAATGTAACCATCATGTAGCAAGTCAAGACATCGGACTAGTTAGTTGGTTATATCAAGGCCTTGCAGCAAGTAGAAAAACTATTAAAGGttctaactaaaataaaaggtTGAAGGAGTGTACAACATACCCAAAGATGCAATATCCGTGTACTTATCACTGAATGCATAAACATTTACAGCTATCTGGTACTTAGTGAAATCAGCAGCCATCTGTTTATAAAATGAATCTTCAGGTAATCGTATAGTATGCTCTTTATCTGTCCCATAAATTCTTATATCATCCCCACGCAGCTTAAGACGGCCAGCACCAAGAGATGGTAGAGTATTCTGGAAAATTAACAATTTACCGCCAAGTTGGCTCTGACAATTGAAATAGAAATTTTGTTAGTCTAGCTAGAGGAGAATAGTTTCCATAGGTACAACCCTCGAACATCAAACAGAAGATTAGTAACATGAATGCCAAATAGGAGAGGCATTAGCCATAGTGTTATTTCAAAATCTAGTTCTTAGTTACTGGTCATGGTTTAAATGGTGCAAGCTACAGAGGGAGACTCACCATAACCAAGAATGCGGCTTTCAGAGCCGGACCAAATGCGGATTCAACATTCATGTTCTCCTGGAACATAGAGGGCAAACTATCAAGGAATGCCTCCACCACACTCCTAGATTCTGACAAGTTGACTAGAAGATCATCTGGTAATGGAACAAATACATCATCCAAATCTGAGATAACCATCATCTGAGGCTGCGGCAATGATGACTGATGCAAGAGAAAGCCACCAACGTTATGTTAAGCAGGATAAAACTATAAAACAAAATTCTTATGCACAATCATTTACCTTCATGTTATAGAAATGTATGGTGCTGTCATAAGTTATAAAGCCAATTTGTGTTCGTGTAGAACCAGGTAAGTTGTCCAGACAAGACCTAATAGTCTGTGCCATAACCTGAAATACATTATTAGCATTTATTCAGTTAATAGAAGAGCTGACAAATAATTGGGATATAGTAGTAACTGTTTTATTGTTCCTGGAAGAAAGTAAATATTTCTTCAACCaatttgaggaaaaaaaaaacataataaacTAGATGTCTCAGAAATTACATAATATCAAAATAGCATAAGTATTAAAAACAGAATAAGTTTCGAAAAGCCAAATAAATTGTTTCATATCACCCACTAAATTGTTAAGCTTAAAACATCCATCAAAGAACCACCCTATTAACTAAACAATAGCTAAATAAAACCCTGAAAAATAATTATCAAGAAAAAGGCCATTCACGTCCACCGAGAGTGTTCGGAAATTAGAACTGGAACAGCAGATTCTGAAGATAATTTGCACATGCCGAGTAGCTAAATCTCAGGCGGGGAATTATGTAGAACAATAACAGATTCTAAGATAAATGTCAGAAAATACttagaaaaacaaataaagTCAGAACAACAAACTCTGGGCATTAACAAAAATTACAATTAGATCCAATTCTACTTTCACTCATACCAAATGCTTCGATTAATTATAGAATACAAATATGGCATAGTATCTGTACCGAACCTACAACCTCTTTGTCAAATCAAAATATTTCCAATACAGGGTAATGACTAATGATAGATTAGGTCTTATATAAAAGTAACGTATCTTACATCTGCTAGGCCGTAGACCTGTTAACTATACACTAAGGATTATGCAATTGCAAACGACATTTTAGTTGATTAATCAACACAATAAAAGTTACCTCAAGCATTCCACTTTTAACAGCAGATATTGACACATCGATGAGGAAAAAATACAGTGGCGGCATTGGAGGGCGGACCATGTACTCAGCTGGAGCGATAAACTCAACACTACCCTTTATAAGTTCAGGCCTTTGATCCAAATCAACTCTTCTGCCACTAGCATCCACTTGAGCAAAATAATCACTTGGAACTGCACATAAGAAGCTACTGGTAAGTGGTAACCAGTGCTGCACCTTTtggaattataaaatttaaggAACCCAAATGAAATTCCCCTGAGATTTCTTCCAAGTTTTCCAAAGACTTAAAAGACCTAGTATAAAGTCTGGGAATGATTTACAATTTTACCATCATTTAGCAATGAACATATATTGCATCTCCACTTTCTTCCATTGTCTGTGAATGCGACATATGGATTTACATAAGTACGACACCTTCTACATCTAATGATTCCTGTGGAAAAATTAACTATTGGAACTTCCTCCTGAAAGTAAATTAAGTTGCAATTAAAACAAATAGATtgaaaatgacatatttatacATATGTGAAATCAAGTTCTTAATAAAGACTAACCCCAGGAGGAGTTTCTGCCAGAGGGCTAACAACAGCCCCTATAGACAAATGCCACCGCGATGCCAATGATTGAGAATTCGGTATGCCACTTGTTGTCAGTCGCAAGAATCTAGAATTACAATTCATCTGGTACATGTCAGCAAAAGACTTAGGTTCCACATCACCGTCTAATGGCCTTGGTAAGGCTGTGATATCAAGTCCAGCATCAAACGATCCTGGTATGGATCCAAGAGAGAGCGAACTAAAATCCTCAGCCAAACCCTGTTGAGCAGCAACTGGAGGTGCTATGCCATGTTGCTGGAACTGGTTCCCTGGATAGATGCCAGATGGAGTCGAAATGGGTGGAATGGGAGCATAACCTCTTTGTTGAGCTAGAAGAGAAGTTGGAGGCGCTCGTGGACCATACCCCCCTTGTTGTAAAGGAAAGGAGGCAGACTGCAAAGGTGGACCATAACCTCCTTGTTGCAATTGAAAGGAGGCAGGCTGCATAGGTGGAGCTTGGGAGACAGAATTTGGTTGCATGGTGGCATAACCTGGATAGATACCCCTGCCAGTAGCATAAGATGTCCCAGGTGGTGGCGAAGAAGGCTGGGAACTAGGCCTAGGAGCTGAGAAGTGCTGATCTGCAGGAGGAGGGATATTTGGGTTAGGTTGTCCAGTTTTTAAGCTTTGAGGCGGAGACCCCATGGACACCAAAGGTGGCTGAGGCAGTGAAAATATAGAAGCAGGACCTGGAGGAGGAGGTCTGGTTGGTGGAGCAATACCAGGCCGGGCTGTAAGAGAGATGTGAGGAGGTGGTACTTGACCAGCCATGGGCATTGGGGGGTTTGGGAAACTCTGAAATCCTGAAATAGGTGGGCCACCAGAAGATGGTGGAGGAGGTGGGCGAACAACTTCATTAGATCTACTTGATGGAGGGGGTCTAAAGGCAGGGGCCTCCGTTCCAACCAGAGGTCCCCCAGAAAAAGGAGGTGCTTGGAAATTTGACGCTGCAGTAGGCCCTGGCCTAAAGATGGGTGCTTCTGATCCAACAACAGGACCAGACGATAAGAAAGGTGTTGAAGATTGCTGAGAAGCAAACGGTGTTGCAGCTGGTCTTAATGGATAGTTTCGAGGATTGGGATTTTCGGTCCCCATAAGCTTTAGCTTGACCACTAAGGAAATGGATGATTTCTGCAAGTCAGGAAGCACAAGTCACAAAATGCATAAGAAACAGAAGATAATTTATATGCACGGCGAGAGAAGCTGGGcaaaaaaaatcagtttttataTAATTCCCttgaaaataaagtaatattAAGACCTATAAAGTTGGATAAGAAGCAAAATGATTTATCACTTAAAGTATAAGATAAATGCGATGAGGGGTCCTATAGGAGCAAAAGGTCATACACAGCATGACAATCCATTCTCTAACAATGTCAAAAGGTTTTCCATTCTTTGTTTGAGACCCAAAAAGCAACCTTAAGACCTAAGGCTATCTAGTATATGAATCAAGACCTATTGCCTGAAGCGCTGAACATAAAATGCAAATGTAGATGCATATATTCTCTTATCTAAGTAAGATGTAAAACTTAAAGATAATCTAAAGAAACATATATATCACAGCCAGGAATATAATGTATTGAACAATTTTCCAGAGAGAGGTCTTTGTTTCTCAGTAATAGTACTTAGACTAGCTGTCTTTACCCAGCCTCACCAAGTCCATAAATAGAGCTAAATACCCATGACCTTCTAGCCTCCGGCAAGCCCATTTTGGAAGTTGGAaggtgagggatgaatgtgctATCAATTCCACAAAGTTACACACAATGACGCTGAGTAAAGGTGCAGTTAAGGTAAGTTTTACTGTCATCCTTCAAACACTTGGGAAAACATGCCAAGTGTATAATTATGATGCAACACCATTCAAGCCAAATGAACCCGTGAGCTAAAAGTGTCGCATCAACTAGAACAATGTGCACCTGTATTGCCCTAGGATAACTTCTAACTAGTAACCTAACAACTAAAACACAACTTTACACGACCCAGTTCTGTCAAAGCTCTCCGCAAATCCGAATTCGCCAAACCCAGCCTAATAACCTCAACCAAATTAGTTCACAGACAGACAGCAGATGATAAAAATCCAAAATTCGGTGTTGACTGCGTGAACTCACGCATAACACATGCACTCAATTTCTCAGTTAGGAAAAATGGACATAGCCAATCAAGATCGGGAACACTGCCTATCCAAAGGTACAATCACAGTGATTCCAGCATAACATTAATCTGGCGAGTGAACACAAACAAAAATCGAAACttgaattaaaagaaagaaagattCGGCACTCCAACAATCCACCAACACATTTAATCGATAAATTCGGTAATTCCGAATACCTGATAGGAGATCTAGCCGCGGATAGCGCAATAGCAGAATCGAGTGCCGGCGATCAAAGAGAGGAAAACACAACGAACGAAGAGAGAGTAGAATTACTTTCGctgttttaagttttaactgAAGACAAAGACACACTGAAAACAATTACTTCCAGCCACATTTTCTCAGCTTACAATATTCCgaattttacattaaatttcatttttcattttccaatCAAACACTAATAAAATCCGTCACAAAATTTAAatcttaaatttaattataaaattttcatctcatcattactttatttcttcaattttatatatttatttaaaattaaaatatttataaagtaaataaaatattctaaCTTAATATCTATTCTTACAACTCTGATGAGTCTTGAATAGTTGTGTTTGAAAACTCTATTATGGGTCCTAATAGGCCTGTCAAAATGGATAGCGGGTATTAAATACCTGATATCCAAACTCGAAAAAGTTGGATAATTGCATATCCGAAACCCGATTTTTCAGATTTCGGATcaggatcgggatcgggatcgggatcgggatcgggtatTGAGAATTTTGGATTTCCGGGTATCGGATTACTCGATACCCGAATAGTTGTGTTTGAAAACTCTATATTTTGTCCTATGACAAGTGCATATTATCATGAATTTTCCTTACCTTTAGTGTGTGTTCATCTTTCTGGATATAGCAAGATTTACACTTGACTCTAAGTATTATTGAGTATTTAGTATGTTTGATACAAATTTTGTTGGCTCTATATATAGCCGCAGTAtgtttgatactccctccgttccaagaTAAGCGATTCGCTTCTTTTGGACACATGAATTTAGATAGTGTTGTTTAGTGGTGTAAAAAAGGTTGCTAACAATGTAGATTAAgtgatgtatttttatttttgaatttaaaatagaTAGAATAATATATTGtttttaacattatttatttatctctACTTATTTTAAGTTGTGCATATTTCTAAGTAGTTGTACTGACATTAAAATAGTCAAATCAaatgtaaattaaaatttgaaattattgaTTCACATCAAACGTTGGCACCACACTTTCCAAGTTACCATACAAAATTTTCATTCAAATTCACCAAAAAGCTGACATTAAATAATCAAACCCAAgtaaattgaaatttgaaatttttgattCACATTAAAAGTTGGGTGTGGCATCAGGACATGGAGAAGAGCTTCTCCGCCAGAATATTCGATCGGCACAACGAGGGGGCGGGAGGGGGAGGGTGAGAAACTTCTTGCTTTCCTTTTTCCTTGCATCACGGTGAGAGATTCTCCACCACCATCGCCACCGACAGCAGACTTATAGCATCCATGGACATATGACAAGATAGGGCGAGTGAGGGGGCGTCGGGGGTTAACCCAACCGTCGTCGGATGGGTTAGGTTCCCCACTACCAGCAGATTCGTCGGAAGCCATTGATTGAGTGAGAATTTGAATAAGAAATGTTAGATctattggtttttttttttgca
This sequence is a window from Salvia splendens isolate huo1 chromosome 14, SspV2, whole genome shotgun sequence. Protein-coding genes within it:
- the LOC121765117 gene encoding protein transport protein Sec24-like At3g07100, translating into MGTENPNPRNYPLRPAATPFASQQSSTPFLSSGPVVGSEAPIFRPGPTAASNFQAPPFSGGPLVGTEAPAFRPPPSSRSNEVVRPPPPPSSGGPPISGFQSFPNPPMPMAGQVPPPHISLTARPGIAPPTRPPPPGPASIFSLPQPPLVSMGSPPQSLKTGQPNPNIPPPADQHFSAPRPSSQPSSPPPGTSYATGRGIYPGYATMQPNSVSQAPPMQPASFQLQQGGYGPPLQSASFPLQQGGYGPRAPPTSLLAQQRGYAPIPPISTPSGIYPGNQFQQHGIAPPVAAQQGLAEDFSSLSLGSIPGSFDAGLDITALPRPLDGDVEPKSFADMYQMNCNSRFLRLTTSGIPNSQSLASRWHLSIGAVVSPLAETPPGEEVPIVNFSTGIIRCRRCRTYVNPYVAFTDNGRKWRCNICSLLNDVPSDYFAQVDASGRRVDLDQRPELIKGSVEFIAPAEYMVRPPMPPLYFFLIDVSISAVKSGMLEVMAQTIRSCLDNLPGSTRTQIGFITYDSTIHFYNMKSSLPQPQMMVISDLDDVFVPLPDDLLVNLSESRSVVEAFLDSLPSMFQENMNVESAFGPALKAAFLVMSQLGGKLLIFQNTLPSLGAGRLKLRGDDIRIYGTDKEHTIRLPEDSFYKQMAADFTKYQIAVNVYAFSDKYTDIASLGTLAKYTGGQVYYYPNFQASIHKEKLKHELSRDLTRETAWEAVMRIRCGKGVRFTSYHGNFMLRSTDLLALPAVDCDKAYAAQLSLEETLLTTQTVYFQVALLYTSSSGERRIRVHTAAAPVVADLGEMYRLADTGAIISLFSRLAIEKTLSSKLEDARNAIQHRIVKALREYRNLYAVQHRLSGRMIYPESLKFLPLYGLALCKSLSLRGGYSDVQLDERSAAAYTMMALPVKSLLKLLYPNLVRVDEYLVKTEEFDTKKRLPLTVESLDTRGLYIFDDGFQFVVWFGKALSPDITKNLVGEDFATDFSKVSISQRDNNVSRKIIEILNQYRKSDPSYFQLCHLVRQGDQPREGFFLLTSLVEDQTGGANGYADWMLLLSRQVQQNA